One Leptolyngbya sp. CCY15150 genomic window, TAAGTACAACGGCGCGCTGACAAACCCCAACCCGTTGAGAATCATCGCTTTCAGCACTTGTCCTGGGCTGATATGGTTCAGGCTATGAGCATGGAGTAGCTCG contains:
- a CDS encoding DUF4277 domain-containing protein, giving the protein MKIENLDHLGLVAALVDEIGMVELADELLHAHSLNHISPGQVLKAMILNGLGFVSAPLYL